A window from Citrus sinensis cultivar Valencia sweet orange chromosome 3, DVS_A1.0, whole genome shotgun sequence encodes these proteins:
- the LOC127900623 gene encoding uncharacterized protein LOC127900623 yields the protein MELDVAGQHRKLQLQELEEIRNDAYESSRIYEEKTKAFHDKQILRKNFKVGQKVLLFHSRLKLFPGKLRSRWGGSFVVINVFPHGAVEIKSLKIGKEFKVNGHRLKPYYENFQTLNIDEAPLYEPAYVDE from the coding sequence ATGGAATTGGACGTCGCTGGCCAACACAGAAAGCTCCAATTGCAAGAATTAGAGGAAATTCGAAATGATGCCTATGAGAGTTCACGAATCTATGAGGAAAAAACTAAGGCTTTTCATGATAAGCAGATCTTgagaaagaattttaaagttgGACAGAAAGTTTTGCTATTCCATTCTCGCCTTAAGTTGtttccaggtaagttacgttcTCGATGGGGTGGGtcttttgttgttattaatgtttttcctcatggtgCTGTTGAGATCAAGAGCTTAAAGATAGGTAAAGAGTTCAAGGTTAATGGTCATAGGTTGAAGCCTTACTATGAAAACTTTCAGACACTCAATATAGATGAGGCTCCACTTTATGAACCTGCATACGTTGATGAGTAA